ttcttcgcgatcacatgAAGAGGGATACGATCGCAtagctctgggattttgtgaTTCGCGAACGTGTGGCTaaggtcgcattcgcgtagaggaaatggagcagaagtggaggtcacccacttgtgtttcgcgatcgcgtggacgagtccACGATCCCATAGGTCTGTGAAGTtaagcttcgcgatcacgtggacAGGTCTGCAATCGCGTAAGGTTAAAATTAGTCAGGGGCAAACTGTGTTTCGTGATCGCGTGAGATTAACCGCGATCGTGTAGAGCAAACgactaggcagagagtttaagttctgaaaatgaacCATTTTTAACGCTTTGGAGCtcgaggagaggcgattttcaagagattttcaagaaaaataatggggtaagtattcttaactcaattttggtcaaattactcgAATCTATTGCTacttttagcatttaattggtgatttaaattgaaattttttgaaaaccctcttggataaatttgaggatttgaggaccgaattgttatcagaatttagtaatttttgtatggttgaactcgtggctgaaagagcgttcatattttgtaacttttatcggcttccgatacatgggccccacgggctatGTTTTAGtacaatttcgaattttgttggaaaattagtattttcttatggaatttattcctgtaatttgtattgactgaatcaaataaATTATGACTAggttcgaggcattcggaggtcgattcgcgaggcaaaggcatagcagaataaagaattatacggtttgaattaagtaacagttctaaatttggtcttggGGGTATAAAACCCTAAATTATGTGatatatgattggttttgaggtgaagcacatgctaggtgacgggcgtgtgggcgtgcaccgtagaaattgtgacttgataaATTCCATGGAGTTGTGTGgttgaataatctattgatatccgtacattttttatttattagagaaatcaaactataaatcatgtttagaaCATGTGTTGACgatgtagggacccacagagatcgtgtacatattgaattatctgctaaatagTTGTTTTGCACTCAAacacagttttacttgcacattacatctcaatctctattgttcattatcgatgcatcatatcattactgTTTGGGCTgcttttcatgatttttgagagcccaagaggctggagaggttgatgacagggtgaggccgaaggcctgattgtgaggatatttatgggatcgtcCTGCATGCcgtagcatgtttcattgatttatgccataattggcttgttatagcgatggggctgaaggagcccctcaggAGTCTGTACAGACTAAGGTTGGCAAGTGGGctggtccaggcccgggaccgcgagCCAAACGGCTAAACGAGCCAAGACCGTTTAGTCcgattttagcgggcctggtccggtctcgtgggccggtcctatgatttgggcccgtcggGCCAGAGGCCGTTTGACCCGCCAGTTTAGCGGGCCCAGCGgctattttgtttttaaaaaaaacattggcctgtcaaaaatagtcgttggctatttatgaaatagccatttaaccccccaactttgttttaatcccaaactttttataattacacttttttcctattttcaactataaatactccatcattattttattttttcttacaaaatcatcaatctatcacaatctctctctaatttacttctataattgctgctattgcttactttattgtaacaatttgtgaaacaattatgaagttggtgaattgaagtcttcaacgataatcaattttcaacaagttgttcgtcaattcggtaaactcgttccaactcttaagttttaatattataattttgttcgttttatttactttgcttgattaattaagatggattattccttaaaaaatatgtttagtaaaaataaggaaaaatcgaagagtggtgaatctagtggctaatatgttcctcctccacttcccccggctccccgacccaaacatgttacccgtcctacacctcctattcttgatagcgataatagtttattacaatttaccgagagtcaattttgccataatattgcacccagtgaacaattaaaccatgaatattttatggtaatccaactattgatgaaaatgatgatgaagaaatagattttgatgaaacgcaatcTGATGATGATACACTCACTAGTCTtactcctgaagttaacccaactaataaaaATCTAGATGATTCCTCGTCTGACCCTCttattagtgcccctactttttctagacagccttctaaacgggcagaaacatctttTGTTTGGCAAtgttttactcaactaagagaaaaaaatagggctaagtgtaaaattTGTGGCAAAGAATTAGTTTtttaatatgttggaagtcgggggggacgggaagtttgactagacacatattgctacaccctcaagataaagctagatattttcgtatgaaagctttggctgaggggacaagtgcacctagtcaggctgaccttagtaccgggtcaaatcaatttcaactgaaaattaacactgttaccaggggtattttatattatgatccaaaaaacgatcggaaagaattggcaaaaatggtcattgttatgtgcttaccctatagttttccttctaacccccactttgtgcattatattagaaaaacttataatcctacttataaaggttttcctcgtacaaccgtaaagagcgatatttataaatataaacatgaatatgaacaatatttgcgctatttatttactcatataaattatcgtcttgctattacaactgatattggtagaagtggtaatgactgtgattaccttattgttaccagtcattggattgatgagcattggataatgcaaaagcacattattgcttatagaataattaattcacgtcacacagggcagtttatttttAGCACGATTAcgaatatttgtagatattttttgcattagtgataaaataatgtcagtttcaatggataatgttactagtaacacaaatgttgtagccttgtttaccactatactaagtcctgtatttagtaacatttttcatattagatgtatttgtcatatttaccatttaattgtgggtgatggtatgcgaattttaaatgttgaaattgaaaaggttaaaatgactcttaattggcttttttattcaaaccgtagagtagacttagagaatattttaaaagatgcgatgaatttggcctaagagaaagaaaggttcctaaaccttgtccaactagatggaattacatgtatgaaagtttagttgttgcatatgaatatagaaactccataaactcaacgtttaatgctcatgtaaatgatgatgatgatgatgatgatgagcaccttacaaatgtggattgggctaatgttaaaatgcttgtagatttattagaaaaattccatatttctacaaatgaattttctgggcaatattatcctactatttctaactgtttagtttatattgcagaacttacaaatttattttatcatttttcagagggtggggaaatttatcaacttgctattgattccaagagaaaaaagttttaaaaatatttttttcctattgccctatttatggtattgctgcattgttaaatcctactatgaaattaggaggtcctcaattttggtatgaaactgtttataatggtttagcacttgaagatgaggagttgtctaaacttccgaacgcaataacctcaattaaaataaatgtttaaactatttataatgcttatcaagttgcattagatcatgctagaccaaatattccaacgtcttcttcttctagttctcaatcatctaaaagaactgcgggagtaagagcacttagtgcttgggcagggttcaggggttctcaaggttctagtactagtaatttttcacaactaaatgagcttgaagtttagcttacgaagaaatgctagctgaacttgcggaggatgatgcttcgcctggaagcggtgatgaccaagcttcatttccgccaccaccaacggaaattcctccggaccttgaaggatttatgaaatttgtaagagataccatgtaaattaatatgtaacttgtattttggcacatcttgattagtttctttttcttctcaatagtGGTATTAACACCTTGTTGTgatcattccataggggggaggaagactaagaaataTATTACCataatttttaatgctataataaaaatataacgcattgatttgaatatctttttataatatttttgtctttttatatatcttaagctatacatatagtgtaatatagtatagtatagtatagtatatatatatatatatatatatatatatataagcttatatttatactatattatagtctatactatatatacatctcataagatatataagctatatatataagcttatatatatatatatatatgtatatcaaatatagcttatatatcttaagttgtatatatagtatatactatactatactataatatatatacatcttactatatatattatatatatcttaagatgtatactatcgaatatgacttatatactatgtatatatagtatagtgtgtgtgtgtatatatatatatatatatatatatatatatatatatataagatgtatatatatatactataatatatatacatagtttatattaACAAAAAACAGAGATTTTCTTATAAAGAGTTGCTTCTGCAAATATTAACAATCACGCTCGCAACGCGTTGCATTACGTATGAAtaagtgttgctatttattttatgatttggTAATACTTAAAAAGCGTAGTCTATACTATCAAAAGGAACGCTTTTTAAGTATTGCCTAACAGTCGCAGCTAAAAGCTCTTAGTAAAGACCACTCCTTAGAAAGCGTTGTCACATACATATTTGGTCACTCTTTTTAGGCGTTATCTAAAATTGATGTGGTTTTAGGCTAAATTTGTTGCAGTGTGTCATTTAGAGAATGCATAGAAACGGCATTTGTTGAGACTTAATAGTTGTTTGAGTAATTTTTCAGTCAAAGTTGTATAAAAGGAAATTTGAAGTTAAGTTGAAGAAAAGAGTTTGTAAAATTAAACCttgatttttatgatttttatctcATTGCATTGACCACTAATTCACAATCTTATCGCGGTTTATGCAACGATCCATTGGCCATGTGACCCGACGCGGGCCTACCCTTAGGGTAAGGGGGTCACCGGCCTGcagtaatttaaaaaaaatatatgcaTATATCTTAAATACCATGTATATATTTTTGTTGGAATGCTAAGACTCAAAGCTTAACTAGCTATATTGGCCGATTTTTAGGGGACACAACATAACTTTTAGTGCCTGGGCTCAATTCCCACTATGACATTTGCTCAAATTTCATTCCATAGTGGTGACACCGCTATTTTCAAATTTCGGATTCGCCTCTAATTGATACCATTTGATAAGATGGCGAAGATAACAAACCTAATCAATTTTAGACCGTATCACCAGCATAACGTTCTAGATCCATTGGAGAAAAATGAAATAAGCTTAAATTAACATAAACCACGAGCCTCAATGCAAGTCTAGAACGAGAGGAAAGCTTAAATAAAGCCACGCTAtaatttactttttatttttttcgtggggtgggggtgggttaaggaaataaaaaaggaaaagaaaacaaaaattgtTATAAAATCTAATCCCAAACTATATTGTTCACTCCAATTGATGAGCCCTCCATCTGGGAATGCATCTGCACAAAATAACATATAGTAATTGTTAGGATTAGGATTAGGGATGGCATGTATTCATATATTTTACATAACAAATAGCTACCTTGAAATAGACAATTCTTTGTTTCTCTTTTCCTTTAAGCCTACTTGAAGCGAATCTCTTCAATAATACAAGGGTTAGCTGCAAACATTTTCCTATCAAGAGGAAGCCAATCGCCTCCTATCGTCTTCTTATACTCTATCTGAGCATTTATGAGATACTATTTCCAAGTACATTTGCTAAGTCTCCACTGGTACTTCTTCAACAATTGTTGACGTAGAAACTTTTTAAATTCTTCGTCACATTGTACTGTTAAACTCTTGGGCCAACAAGTCAAGAAGATGGCATCAAAGTAAGTGGAATATGACTGAGTTAAATTTCTAGAAATAGATGTCAAGTTCTCAACTTGAGGTGTGGGATGATGATCACTTATTCCACTTGCTCTCAAGCTTTTAGAGCTAAAGCTACTGAAAAGTATATTAGACGTTGTCAAGTCTACCCTATAATCATTCAACTCAAATAGAGATCTCCTCAAGTTAATGAAGCTCTCAGCATCCCATAGATAGTGATAATCTATGAAAATCCTGCATTGGCTTGAAACACATTCAAAAGATAGAGATGGCAGTCTATATTGACCGGAGATAACTAAGGAGAGTGAGTTGGGCACATCAAAAATGGCTTGCAATAAGCATTCACAATTGCTTATGCTACAAACCTCAAGGGTTGAACTTGAGATTTTCATTATTTTCAAGTACTTACAGTAGCTTAAGCTCAATTCCTTAATGAAGGGTAATTTTTGTATAAGTTGGAAGAGAATCGTATCATCCATTGTAGCCTTCACAAATTCTACCCTTCTGAGATTCTGGCAAGTATCAATATTGAACGAACGCAAGAATATGTCAACGCCAGATGAATAATAAGCTGGCTCCAACTTATCTTTGTTCACACATTCAAAAGACAACAATTTCGGTGCATCAACAATATGAACTTCCTCAATTGGGCAGCATAATATATTAAGAGACAAAAGGTTAGGAAGATGTGAAGCACGAATGCGACTAAACCCAAAACAGTAGTGCAACGATATCATCATGATCTAAGGGCTGCAACATGAAATTAGGGTATCAAGTGTTGATTCAGAAAGAGTAACATAATGCAAGCTTAGACTTTTTAGGTTACGACATTTAATTTTACTATCTTCAAATAGTATTGGTTTTAGTTTCAGTACTTTGCAATGATTTAGCTCCAACTCCTGCAATGATTCCATAGCAAATATGGTATAAGCTGGCAAAGTATATCTTTCTGAAACTGATCTTGATCTGCTTTTCGCCAAAAGTGCAACCTGTGAAACCCCTTTCTCTACAACTATATCTAACCATTTATCCACCAGACCATCATAGTCAGTTTGATTAGAGAAAGAGATGCAAAGCTTAAAAGTTGAAATAGGTAGATTTTCATGACGATACCTTTCCAAAGTATTGTCTACAATTC
This sequence is a window from Nicotiana tomentosiformis chromosome 5, ASM39032v3, whole genome shotgun sequence. Protein-coding genes within it:
- the LOC138893030 gene encoding F-box/LRR-repeat protein At3g58900-like encodes the protein MDRTSELPIEILHQILSRLSTKTAAQTSVLSKPWLKACSTNPHLSFDESYFQNFQGNFLRIVDNTLERYRHENLPISTFKLCISFSNQTDYDGLVDKWLDIVVEKGVSQVALLAKSRSRSVSERYTLPAYTIFAMESLQELELNHCKVLKLKPILFEDSKIKCRNLKSLSLHYVTLSESTLDTLISCCSP